One window of Uloborus diversus isolate 005 chromosome 3, Udiv.v.3.1, whole genome shotgun sequence genomic DNA carries:
- the LOC129218765 gene encoding E3 ubiquitin-protein ligase MARCHF3-like: protein MPQVSSSDMEQGASSMLDNPHASASTAGLVNSPSIHIRHLYVYNFSPEPSPLQKSAFQFRSPAASSGPFCRICHEGDAKEDLISPCRCTGSLGLVHLTCMERWLSTRCNTSDKCEICNYNFATIRSPKSLVEWLRSDEQQHRQCIAGDVTCFVLLTVLASVGSFLCVEGAKRQIIFGNSLEAGCLMALATFFVTIYCIWNGFTFRYHLRNFYKWRSQNQNVKIIRVQKVSTTNDQGSSESVTIPVFEPNAAQDSTSVSVDSQYPDLHPGLSGRRMF from the exons ATGCCCCAAGTTAGCAGTTCTGACATGGAGCAAGGAGCTTCTTCGATGCTCGATAATCCGCATGCATCAGCGTCGACTGCGGGACTAGTCAACAGCCCTAGTATTCACATCCGCCATTTGTACGTATACAACTTTAGCCCGGAACCAAGTCCGTTGCAGAAGTCTGCGTTCCAGTTTCGTTCCCCAGCTGCGAGTAGCGGACCATTTTGCCGGATCTGTCATGAGGGAGATGCTAAGGAGGATTTGATCTCGCCCTGTAGATGTACCG GATCTCTTGGTCTTGTTCATTTAACTTGCATGGAAAGATGGCTGAGTACAAGATGCAATACGAGTGACAAATGTGAGATTTGCAACTATAACTTTGCTACTATTCGTTCACCCAAGTCTCTCGTTGAA TGGCTTCGCAGCGATGAGCAGCAGCATCGACAATGTATAGCTGGAGACGTTACGTGCTTCGTTCTTTTGACTGTATTGGCCTCAGTAGGTAGTTTCCTGTGCGTGGAGGGCGCAAAACGACAGATCATTTTCGGCAACAGCTTGGAAGCGGGATGTCTTATGGCCCTGGCTACTTTCTTCGTCACCATTTACTGTATCTGGAATGGGTTCACTTTCAG ATATCACTTGAGAAATTTTTACAAATGGCGATCTCAGAATCAAAATGTGAAGATAATAAGAGTCCAAAAAGTCTCGACTACGAACGATCAAGGTTCATCAGAGAGCGTCACCATTCCAGTGTTCGAGCCCAATGCAGCCCAGGATTCAACAAGTGTCTCAGTTGACTCCCAATACCCTGATCTTCATCCCGGTCTTTCTGGAAGAAGAATGTTTTGA